A single region of the Brassica rapa cultivar Chiifu-401-42 chromosome A03, CAAS_Brap_v3.01, whole genome shotgun sequence genome encodes:
- the LOC103856454 gene encoding germin-like protein subfamily 3 member 3 — MKMIIHIFFTLSLVSSISFASVQDFCVADPKGPQSPSGYSCKNPDQVTENDFAFSGLAKAGNTSNIIKAAVTPAFSPTFAGINGLGVSLARLDLASGGVIPLHTHPGASEVLVVIQGTICAGFISSANKVYLKTLEKGDSMVFPQGLLHFQLNSGKGPALAFVAFGSSSPGLQILSFALFANDLPSELVEATTFLSDAEVKKLKGVLGGTN, encoded by the coding sequence atgaaaatgatAATCCATATTTTCTTCACCCTCTCTTTGGTTTCATCCATCTCTTTTGCCTCAGTTCAAGACTTTTGTGTAGCTGATCCAAAAGGTCCCCAGAGCCCATCAGGATACTCTTGCAAGAACCCTGACCAGGTCACTGAGAATGACTTCGCATTCTCCGGTCTCGCCAAAGCTGGAAACACATCAAATATCATCAAAGCCGCAGTGACTCCAGCTTTTTCCCCTACCTTCGCAGGTATCAATGGACTTGGTGTCTCATTGGCTCGTCTTGACTTAGCCAGTGGTGGTGTTATTCCTCTTCACACTCATCCTGGTGCTTCTGAGGTTCTTGTAGTCATACAGGGAACCATTTGCGCTGGATTTATCTCATCTGCTAACAAAGTTTACTTGAAGACTCTTGAGAAAGGTGATTCTATGGTGTTTCCTCAAGGACTTCTTCATTTTCAGCTTAACTCTGGGAAGGGTCCTGCCTTGGCCTTTGTTGCCTTTGGAAGCTCCTCTCCAGGGCTCCAGATTCTATCGTTTGCTTTGTTTGCAAATGACTTGCCTTCAGAACTCGTTGAAGCAACTACGTTCCTTAGCGATGCAGAGGTTAAGAAGCTTAAGGGTGTGCTTGGAGGAACTAATTAA
- the LOC103856455 gene encoding guanine nucleotide-binding protein subunit gamma 3 isoform X1: MSAPSCSVGGEVGGETCSALAKSSLPPPRPKSPPEYPDLYGKRRVAARVQMLEREIGFLEGEIKFIQGVQPASRCCKEVSDFVVANSDPLIPAQQKSQRHGRFWKWLCCGIPCLSLASFFCCCRSNCSCHLRKPKCCNCTSCNCTGSECCEGSCCSNSCYCPKLSCPSCSCFRGCCCSCPDLSCCLHTCLNKKKKSSCCSCNCKIRWSSCFRCPKVQLCCCFCNCKNLCSNPCCLAF; this comes from the exons ATGTCTGCTCCTTCATGTAGTGTCGGAGGAGAAGTTGGTGGTGAAACATGTTCGGCTCTAGCTAAGTCGTCCCTGCCACCGCCTCGTCCGAAGTCTCCGCCGGAATATCCAGATTTGTACGGGAAACGCAGAGTGGCGGCGAGAGTCCAGAtgctagagagagagattggTTTTCTCGAG GGGGAAATTAAATTCATCCAAGGCGTACAACCAGCTTCCAGATGCTGCAAAGA GGTCTCTGATTTTGTCGTTGCAAATTCTGACCCATTGATCCCTGC ACAACAAAAGAGTCAAAGACACGGCCGGTTCTGGAAGTGGCTCTG TTGCGGTATTCCATGTTTGAGCCTAGCGAGTTTCTTCTGTTGCTGCCGATCCAACTGTTCGTGCCATCTGAGGAAGCCCAAGTGCTGTAACTGCACAAGTTGCAACTGCACTGGTTCCGAATGCTGTGAAGGATCATGCTGCTCAAATAGCTGTTATTGCCCGAAACTGAGCTGCCCGAGCTGTTCATGCTTCCGAGGTTGCTGTTGTTCTTGTCCGGACTTATCTTGCTGCCTACACACCTGTctgaataagaagaagaagagctccTGTTGCAGCTGCAACTGCAAGATCAGATGGTCATCTTGTTTCAGATGCCCCAAGGTACaactttgttgttgtttttgcaATTGTAAAAATCTATGTTCTAATCCTTGTTGTTTAGCTTTCTAA
- the LOC103856455 gene encoding guanine nucleotide-binding protein subunit gamma 3 isoform X2 has product MSAPSCSVGGEVGGETCSALAKSSLPPPRPKSPPEYPDLYGKRRVAARVQMLEREIGFLEGEIKFIQGVQPASRCCKEVSDFVVANSDPLIPAQQKSQRHGRFWKWLCEFLLLLPIQLFVPSEEAQVL; this is encoded by the exons ATGTCTGCTCCTTCATGTAGTGTCGGAGGAGAAGTTGGTGGTGAAACATGTTCGGCTCTAGCTAAGTCGTCCCTGCCACCGCCTCGTCCGAAGTCTCCGCCGGAATATCCAGATTTGTACGGGAAACGCAGAGTGGCGGCGAGAGTCCAGAtgctagagagagagattggTTTTCTCGAG GGGGAAATTAAATTCATCCAAGGCGTACAACCAGCTTCCAGATGCTGCAAAGA GGTCTCTGATTTTGTCGTTGCAAATTCTGACCCATTGATCCCTGC ACAACAAAAGAGTCAAAGACACGGCCGGTTCTGGAAGTGGCTCTG CGAGTTTCTTCTGTTGCTGCCGATCCAACTGTTCGTGCCATCTGAGGAAGCCCAAGTGCTGTAA
- the LOC103856457 gene encoding uncharacterized protein LOC103856457 produces MMPSSSLATDTITKPLSLPTVESVTCDTCGFTEECTPAYIHRVKERYKGHWLCGLCAEAVKDEVVRSPTRISVEEALRRHTTFCHRFRSCSPDEEEDPISVIGRILRRSLDGSPRRTTRTSSSGALPGIDGVESRRSLLRTGSCFPSLST; encoded by the coding sequence ATGATGCCCTCATCATCATTAGCCACGGATACCATCACTAAGCCGTTGTCCTTGCCGACGGTGGAGTCAGTCACGTGTGACACGTGCGGTTTCACAGAAGAGTGCACGCCGGCTTACATCCACCGCGTCAAAGAACGGTACAAGGGACACTGGCTTTGTGGGCTCTGCGCGGAGGCGGTGAAAGACGAGGTGGTTCGATCTCCGACTCGAATCTCCGTCGAGGAAGCTCTCCGCCGCCACACAACGTTCTGCCACCGGTTCCGTTCTTGTAGTCCAGACGAGGAAGAAGATCCCATTTCAGTCATTGGTAGGATTTTACGGCGGAGCCTCGACGGCTCTCCACGTCGAACCACTAGGACGAGCTCGAGTGGAGCTTTGCCGGGGATCGACGGCGTAGAGTCGCGACGGTCGCTTCTCCGAACTGGGAGCTGTTTCCCGTCTCTATCTACTTAA
- the LOC103856458 gene encoding protein trichome birefringence-like 16 isoform X1 encodes MTLHRYRMKRGALKRSARHISVVLVVLVCATVGIWTWDSNPTMAFLPRESQILKLETEENAEKITTAQNTETKDSYTSATPFLNKEQTKEDHTDNKDTEQEQKQVEEVSVSETSQGKPPTIEEKHLERVEHEVIVSEPKHQTTPISEEKNLEQVEHEVIVSEPKHQKTPTSEENKLKQVKQEVAAGEAEPKTTHIEKTTSDPDNKTLAADEAKKDNGTTSTAPITNQGCNYAKGKWVVDKHRPLYSGRRCKPWLASMWACRLMQRKDFAFERLRWQPKDCSMENFEASNFLKRMQNKTLAFVGDSLGRQQFQSMMCMITGGKQRLNVHDVGPEFGFITPRGGARPGGWAYRFQETNTTVLYHWSSTLCDIQPIKISNPLTEHAMHLDRPPAFLRNYLHKIDVLVMNTGHHWNRGKLNGNRWVMHVNGVPNANRKLAALGDAKNFTIHSTVSWVSSQLTNHPGLKAFYRSLSPRHFVGGEWNTGGSCNNTTPMSIGKEVLQEESSDYSAGHAVKGTGVKLLDVTALSGVRDEGHISRFSVSASRGGQDCLHWCLPGVPDTWNEILFAMI; translated from the exons ATGACCCTCCATAGATATAG GATGAAAAGAGGAGCTCTTAAACGGAGTGCTAGGCATATCTCTGTTGTACTTGTTGTGCTTGTTTGTGCAACCGTCGGCATATGGACATGGGATAGTAATCCAACCATGGCCTTTCTTCCACGTGAAAGTCAAATTttaaagctcgaaacag AAGAAAATGCTGAGAAAATAACTACGGCACAGAATACTGAAACTAAAGACAGCTACACATCAGCTACACCATTTCTAAACAAAG AGCAAACCAAAGAGGACCATACTGATAATAAAGATAcagaacaagaacagaaacaagtGGAAGAAGTTAGTGTCAGTGAGACGAGTCAAGGGAAACCACCAACTATTGAAGAAAAGCACCTAGAGCGAGTGGAACATGAGGTTATTGTAAGTGAGCCAAAACATCAGACGACACCTATTAGTGAAGAAAAAAATCTAGAACAAGTAGAACATGAAGTTATTGTAAGTGAGCCAAAGCATCAGAAGACACCAACTAgtgaagaaaataaattaaaacaggTGAAACAAGAGGTTGCTGCCGGTGAGGCCGAGCCAAAGACAACACACATTGAAAAGACTACTTCAGATCCAGATAATAAAACTCTTGCAGCAGACGAAGCCAAGAAAGATAATGGTACTACTTCAACAGCTCCCATCACCAATCAAG GTTGCAATTACGCGAAAGGGAAATGGGTCGTGGACAAGCACCGTCCTTTGTATTCAGGACGTCGTTGCAAACCGTGGCTTGCTTCTATGTGGGCGTGCAGGTTGATGCAACGTAAAGACTTCGCCTTCGAAAGGTTAAGATGGCAACCTAAAGACTGCTCTATGGAAAACTTTGAGGCTTCCAACTTcttgaaaag GATGCAGAACAAGACCCTAGCCTTCGTTGGAGACTCCTTAGGAAGACAACAGTTCCAATCCATGATGTGTATGATCACAGGAGGCAAACAAAGACTCAATGTCCACGACGTGGGACCAGAGTTTGGATTCATAACTCCCAGAGGCGGAGCTCGTCCCGGTGGATGGGCTTACAGATTCCAAGAAACCAACACAACGGTCCTTTACCACTGGTCATCAACCCTCTGCGATATACAACCGATCAAAATCTCCAACCCTTTAACCGAACACGCCATGCATCTAGACCGCCCACCAGCGTTTCTACGCAATTACCTTCACAAGATCGATGTCTTGGTGATGAACACGGGCCACCACTGGAACCGAGGGAAGCTCAACGGCAACAGATGGGTGATGCACGTGAACGGCGTCCCCAACGCTAACAGGAAGCTAGCCGCTCTTGGGGACGCCAAGAACTTCACGATCCACAGCACTGTGAGTTGGGTTAGCTCGCAGCTCACTAACCATCCGGGTCTTAAGGCCTTCTACAGAAGCCTCTCCCCGAGACATTTTGTGGGAGGGGAGTGGAACACGGGAGGGAGCTGTAATAACACGACGCCGATGTCTATTGGGAAAGAGGTTTTGCAAGAGGAGTCTAGTGATTACAGCGCGGGGCATGCGGTGAAAGGCACTGGGGTTAAGCTTTTGGACGTAACGGCGTTGTCTGGTGTTAGAGACGAAGGGCATATATCAAGGTTTAGTGTCTCGGCTTCGAGAGGAGGTCAGGATTGTCTCCATTGGTGCTTGCCTGGTGTTCCTGATACGTGGAATGAGATCCTTTTCGCAATGATATAA
- the LOC103856458 gene encoding protein trichome birefringence-like 16 isoform X2 yields MKRGALKRSARHISVVLVVLVCATVGIWTWDSNPTMAFLPRESQILKLETEENAEKITTAQNTETKDSYTSATPFLNKEQTKEDHTDNKDTEQEQKQVEEVSVSETSQGKPPTIEEKHLERVEHEVIVSEPKHQTTPISEEKNLEQVEHEVIVSEPKHQKTPTSEENKLKQVKQEVAAGEAEPKTTHIEKTTSDPDNKTLAADEAKKDNGTTSTAPITNQGCNYAKGKWVVDKHRPLYSGRRCKPWLASMWACRLMQRKDFAFERLRWQPKDCSMENFEASNFLKRMQNKTLAFVGDSLGRQQFQSMMCMITGGKQRLNVHDVGPEFGFITPRGGARPGGWAYRFQETNTTVLYHWSSTLCDIQPIKISNPLTEHAMHLDRPPAFLRNYLHKIDVLVMNTGHHWNRGKLNGNRWVMHVNGVPNANRKLAALGDAKNFTIHSTVSWVSSQLTNHPGLKAFYRSLSPRHFVGGEWNTGGSCNNTTPMSIGKEVLQEESSDYSAGHAVKGTGVKLLDVTALSGVRDEGHISRFSVSASRGGQDCLHWCLPGVPDTWNEILFAMI; encoded by the exons ATGAAAAGAGGAGCTCTTAAACGGAGTGCTAGGCATATCTCTGTTGTACTTGTTGTGCTTGTTTGTGCAACCGTCGGCATATGGACATGGGATAGTAATCCAACCATGGCCTTTCTTCCACGTGAAAGTCAAATTttaaagctcgaaacag AAGAAAATGCTGAGAAAATAACTACGGCACAGAATACTGAAACTAAAGACAGCTACACATCAGCTACACCATTTCTAAACAAAG AGCAAACCAAAGAGGACCATACTGATAATAAAGATAcagaacaagaacagaaacaagtGGAAGAAGTTAGTGTCAGTGAGACGAGTCAAGGGAAACCACCAACTATTGAAGAAAAGCACCTAGAGCGAGTGGAACATGAGGTTATTGTAAGTGAGCCAAAACATCAGACGACACCTATTAGTGAAGAAAAAAATCTAGAACAAGTAGAACATGAAGTTATTGTAAGTGAGCCAAAGCATCAGAAGACACCAACTAgtgaagaaaataaattaaaacaggTGAAACAAGAGGTTGCTGCCGGTGAGGCCGAGCCAAAGACAACACACATTGAAAAGACTACTTCAGATCCAGATAATAAAACTCTTGCAGCAGACGAAGCCAAGAAAGATAATGGTACTACTTCAACAGCTCCCATCACCAATCAAG GTTGCAATTACGCGAAAGGGAAATGGGTCGTGGACAAGCACCGTCCTTTGTATTCAGGACGTCGTTGCAAACCGTGGCTTGCTTCTATGTGGGCGTGCAGGTTGATGCAACGTAAAGACTTCGCCTTCGAAAGGTTAAGATGGCAACCTAAAGACTGCTCTATGGAAAACTTTGAGGCTTCCAACTTcttgaaaag GATGCAGAACAAGACCCTAGCCTTCGTTGGAGACTCCTTAGGAAGACAACAGTTCCAATCCATGATGTGTATGATCACAGGAGGCAAACAAAGACTCAATGTCCACGACGTGGGACCAGAGTTTGGATTCATAACTCCCAGAGGCGGAGCTCGTCCCGGTGGATGGGCTTACAGATTCCAAGAAACCAACACAACGGTCCTTTACCACTGGTCATCAACCCTCTGCGATATACAACCGATCAAAATCTCCAACCCTTTAACCGAACACGCCATGCATCTAGACCGCCCACCAGCGTTTCTACGCAATTACCTTCACAAGATCGATGTCTTGGTGATGAACACGGGCCACCACTGGAACCGAGGGAAGCTCAACGGCAACAGATGGGTGATGCACGTGAACGGCGTCCCCAACGCTAACAGGAAGCTAGCCGCTCTTGGGGACGCCAAGAACTTCACGATCCACAGCACTGTGAGTTGGGTTAGCTCGCAGCTCACTAACCATCCGGGTCTTAAGGCCTTCTACAGAAGCCTCTCCCCGAGACATTTTGTGGGAGGGGAGTGGAACACGGGAGGGAGCTGTAATAACACGACGCCGATGTCTATTGGGAAAGAGGTTTTGCAAGAGGAGTCTAGTGATTACAGCGCGGGGCATGCGGTGAAAGGCACTGGGGTTAAGCTTTTGGACGTAACGGCGTTGTCTGGTGTTAGAGACGAAGGGCATATATCAAGGTTTAGTGTCTCGGCTTCGAGAGGAGGTCAGGATTGTCTCCATTGGTGCTTGCCTGGTGTTCCTGATACGTGGAATGAGATCCTTTTCGCAATGATATAA
- the LOC103856460 gene encoding 20 kDa chaperonin, chloroplastic — translation MAATQLTASPVTVSARSLASLEGLRASSAKFGTLKPGTFKQSQFRSFVVRAASVVAPKYTSIKPLGDRVLVKIKEAEEKTMGGILLPSTAQSKPQGGEVVAVGEGRTIGKNKIDITVPTGAQIIYSKYAGTEVEFNDEKHLILKEDDIVGLLETEDIKDLKPLNDRVFIKVAEAEEKTAGGLLLTETTKEKPSIGTVIAVGPGTLDEEGKVQPLSISTGSTVLYSKYAGNDFKGKDGSNYIALRASDVMAILS, via the exons ATGGCGGCGACACAACTAACAGCATCACCAGTGACAGTGTCAGCCAGGAGCTTAGCCTCGCTTGAAGGTCTCAGAGCTTCGAGTGCAAAGTTTGGAACTTTGAAACCAGGCACCTTTAAGCAGAGCCAGTTCCGTTCTTTTGTTGTCCGAGCTGCTTCTGTCGTTGCTCCTAAG TATACTTCAATTAAGCCATTGGGAGATAGAGTTTTGGTGAAGATCAAGGAGGCAGAGGAGAAGACTATGGGAGGTATCTTACTTCCATCTACTGCTCAATCAAAGCCTCAAGGAGGAGAAGTCGTTGCTGTCGGTGAAGGAAGAACTATTGGGAAGAATAAAATCGATATCACTGTCCCT ACTGGAGCACAAATCATTTACTCCAAGTACGCTGGAACTGAGGTGGAGTTCAACGATGAGAAGCATCTCATTCTCAAGGAAGATGACATTGTTGGCCTTCTTGAGACAGAGGACATCAAAGATCTCAAGCCCTTGAATGACCGAGTCTTCATTAAG GTTGCTGAGGCAGAGGAGAAAACAGCTGGAGGGTTGTTGCTAACCGAGACTACCAAAGAGAAGCCTTCTATTGGCACA GTGATAGCAGTTGGACCAGGTACTCTAGATGAGGAAGGTAAGGTTCAGCCGCTATCGATATCCACTGGAAGCACAGTTCTTTACTCCAAGTATGCGGGTAACGACTTCAAGGGCAAAGATGGTTCAAACTACATTGCTCTGAGAGCTTCAGATGTGATGGCTATCCTTTCTTAG
- the LOC103856461 gene encoding pectinesterase inhibitor 3: protein MAPPQKLFLAAIFAAVIVATTTGDGSNNAGEDIVHSSCMHASYPSLCIRTLSTYSGPTITNRRELAQAAVKISLSHAKAAAKKLAAVRETVGKKREKAAVVDCVEMIGDSVDELSRTLGALKHLRVSGGSVNEFRWQMSNAQTWASAALTDDDTCLDGFQGIDGEIKSEVKEWMTKVARVTSNALYMINQLDDKRGKPHVVRP from the coding sequence ATGGCTCCTCCACAGAAGCTCTTTCTCGCCGCCATTTTCGCCGCTGTCATTGTAGCCACCACCACCGGAGATGGATCTAATAATGCTGGAGAAGATATTGTACATTCCTCTTGCATGCACGCTAGCTATCCATCACTATGCATCCGTACGCTGTCTACTTACTCCGGTCCGACCATCACAAACCGTCGTGAGCTAGCTCAAGCCGCTGTTAAAATAAGTCTCTCCCACGCTAAAGCCGCTGCGAAAAAACTCGCGGCAGTGCGAGAAACCGTGGGGAAGAAACGGGAGAAAGCGGCGGTTGTGGACTGCGTGGAGATGATTGGAGACTCGGTGGACGAGCTGAGCCGCACGCTAGGCGCTTTGAAGCATCTCCGCGTCTCGGGTGGTTCGGTGAACGAGTTCAGGTGGCAGATGAGCAACGCGCAGACGTGGGCGAGTGCTGCGTTGACTGATGACGACACGTGTCTCGATGGGTTTCAAGGGATCGACGGTGAAATCAAGTCGGAGGTGAAGGAGTGGATGACGAAAGTGGCGAGGGTTACGAGCAACGCGCTTTACATGATCAACCAGCTAGATGATAAACGTGGCAAGCCCCACGTCGTACGTCCTTGA